A genomic window from Cloacibacillus evryensis DSM 19522 includes:
- the rsxC gene encoding electron transport complex subunit RsxC yields the protein MRLPTFWGGIHPPQNKDLTVNEGIEPYLPQGELVFPMAQNIGAPCSPVVAKGDKVLVGSRIGNNDAFVSAPILSSVSGTVKDVTMRMTTPGMLENCVVVENDGLYEMAPEWKPMENYESADPKEYVKRIREAGIVGFGGATFPTAVKLSPPPDKKIKWLIVNGVECEPYLNCDNRLMLEETERVVKGLQLVMRLFPDAQGVIAIENNKPAAVARMDEALTKLSADKISVRPLTVKYPQGAEKMLIEALTGQEYVMTALPADVGCIILNVRTIYQIYMAVAEGIPATKRIVTVTGDAVAHPRNIEVPLGTSVRELVDFCGGFKEQPVKILSGGPMMGISMRSIDVPVVKGTSGILALTAKSAMLKPITPCLRCGRCVTACPMGLVPNVLEPLVLERLYTRFEEEGGMNCIECGSCTYMCPANRPLTQGCRDGKASVMAMRRKAAAK from the coding sequence CGCCCTGTTCGCCCGTCGTCGCTAAGGGAGATAAGGTCCTCGTCGGCTCCCGCATCGGCAACAACGACGCCTTCGTCTCCGCGCCGATCCTTTCAAGCGTTTCCGGAACGGTAAAGGATGTCACGATGAGAATGACGACGCCGGGCATGCTCGAGAACTGCGTCGTCGTGGAAAATGACGGTCTTTACGAAATGGCTCCCGAATGGAAGCCTATGGAAAATTATGAGAGCGCCGATCCGAAGGAATATGTCAAGCGGATCCGCGAGGCCGGCATCGTCGGCTTCGGCGGCGCGACCTTCCCGACGGCCGTCAAGCTCTCCCCCCCTCCCGACAAGAAGATAAAATGGCTCATCGTCAACGGAGTCGAATGCGAGCCCTACCTCAACTGCGACAACCGCCTGATGCTGGAAGAGACGGAAAGGGTGGTAAAGGGGCTTCAGCTCGTAATGCGCCTCTTCCCCGACGCCCAGGGCGTGATCGCGATCGAGAACAACAAGCCCGCGGCGGTCGCCAGGATGGACGAAGCGCTGACGAAGCTCTCCGCGGATAAGATCTCCGTCCGGCCGCTGACCGTAAAATATCCGCAGGGCGCGGAAAAGATGCTGATCGAGGCGCTCACCGGGCAGGAGTATGTGATGACCGCCCTTCCGGCCGACGTCGGCTGCATCATCCTCAACGTCCGCACCATTTACCAGATATACATGGCCGTCGCCGAGGGGATACCGGCGACGAAACGGATCGTCACCGTCACCGGGGACGCCGTGGCTCATCCCAGGAATATCGAAGTCCCGCTCGGCACCTCGGTGCGCGAGTTGGTCGACTTCTGCGGCGGCTTCAAGGAACAGCCTGTGAAGATCCTCTCCGGCGGCCCGATGATGGGTATTTCGATGCGCTCCATCGACGTGCCGGTGGTGAAGGGGACCTCGGGCATCCTCGCCCTCACCGCGAAGTCGGCGATGCTGAAACCGATCACCCCCTGCCTTCGCTGCGGACGCTGCGTCACGGCCTGCCCGATGGGCCTCGTGCCGAACGTTCTTGAGCCGCTCGTGCTCGAACGCCTCTACACGCGCTTTGAGGAAGAGGGCGGCATGAACTGCATAGAGTGCGGGAGCTGCACCTACATGTGCCCCGCGAACCGTCCGCTCACCCAGGGCTGCCGCGACGGCAAAGCCTCGGTGATGGCGATGCGCAGAAAGGCGGCTGCAAAATAA